In Pedobacter sp. SL55, the following proteins share a genomic window:
- a CDS encoding TonB-dependent receptor plug domain-containing protein, with product MKNYFACFTFLLFINACLPNAVVAGVSSKYITTAAFYQEVDSAKSKQDTLPKNTKVIDSVVLRNYVSKKIIDSIDVKKAALYPFNSLQQALKASVSGVFVQEPNGEPGTSEQWMLIRGISRPFFTQGDVALAQPAIFVNGIPLMQDNTFSSQIQKYDFSPLGSATNLLSTIDLDNVASIHVVKGLEAAAIYGPRAANGAILITTKNAHEGKREISFSSAYGFVDKDMVTTTNGVDESNFRKIFYDKFASAEEKANIPGFLSDASNENYYGASNWTDLYYKRAPIYSINGSIT from the coding sequence ATGAAAAACTATTTTGCGTGTTTTACTTTTTTACTTTTCATTAACGCCTGCCTGCCAAATGCTGTGGTGGCTGGCGTTAGCTCAAAATATATAACAACAGCTGCCTTTTATCAAGAAGTAGATTCGGCAAAATCTAAGCAAGATACACTCCCTAAAAATACCAAGGTTATAGACTCGGTAGTGCTTAGAAATTATGTTTCTAAAAAAATCATCGATTCTATTGATGTAAAGAAGGCTGCATTGTATCCTTTCAACTCTTTACAGCAGGCGCTAAAGGCATCCGTTAGCGGTGTATTTGTGCAAGAGCCAAATGGCGAACCTGGGACTTCGGAACAGTGGATGCTGATTAGAGGAATAAGCCGTCCGTTTTTTACCCAAGGAGATGTGGCACTGGCACAACCAGCAATCTTTGTAAATGGTATTCCGCTAATGCAAGACAATACATTTTCGAGCCAGATACAGAAGTATGATTTTAGTCCGCTGGGGTCGGCAACTAATCTGCTTTCAACCATCGATTTAGATAATGTGGCATCAATACACGTGGTAAAAGGTTTGGAGGCTGCTGCAATTTACGGGCCACGTGCCGCCAACGGAGCCATTTTAATTACCACCAAAAACGCTCACGAAGGTAAACGCGAAATCTCTTTTAGCAGTGCCTATGGTTTTGTAGATAAGGATATGGTAACCACAACCAACGGTGTGGATGAGAGTAATTTCAGAAAAATATTTTACGATAAATTTGCTAGTGCCGAAGAAAAAGCCAACATACCAGGTTTTTTGAGCGATGCTAGTAATGAAAATTACTATGGTGCTTCTAACTGGACAGATCTTTACTACAAAAGGGCGCCCATCTATTCCATTAATGGCAGTATTACTTAG
- a CDS encoding DUF2264 domain-containing protein: MRRRNFLTAMSLAGLTGLVRPKSVLATENDNEKLQKPVDDRTYWYQLLYKIANPVVSNLAAGTLVKNMPLITSPTFDKRSPKVSYLEAVGRTYAGIAPWLALPDDGTEEGKLRKKMRLEAVKGLDNCFSDGSPDQLVFNKDYQPIVDAAYLAQTFLRAPKALWEPLKLETKQAIVKAFKSLRNRKPFKSNWLLFGSITEAFLLTIGQDIDKDRLNEGIIKLNEWYKGDGWYGDGPNLAFDYYNSFVIHPMMVDTLAVLVDHQLVEAATYQLALKRMQRYAVGQERLISPEGTFPPIGRSITYRTSAFQALAQVALMNKLPKEILPAQVRCALTLVKKNMYDVKGTFDGNGWLQLGFCGHQPEIADYYTSTGSLYMATLSFLPLGLPATDPFWSAPFTAWTAKKAWSGNGFPKDYHVDY, encoded by the coding sequence ATGAGAAGAAGAAACTTTTTAACTGCAATGTCCCTTGCTGGCTTAACGGGTTTAGTTAGACCAAAATCTGTTCTAGCCACAGAAAATGATAACGAGAAATTGCAAAAACCAGTAGATGATAGAACGTATTGGTACCAGTTGCTTTACAAAATAGCCAATCCTGTGGTGTCTAATCTGGCCGCTGGAACTTTGGTAAAAAATATGCCTTTAATTACTTCGCCAACGTTTGATAAACGCTCTCCAAAAGTGTCTTACTTAGAAGCAGTGGGTCGTACTTATGCAGGTATTGCGCCTTGGTTGGCTTTGCCCGATGATGGTACCGAAGAAGGTAAATTGAGGAAAAAAATGCGATTAGAAGCGGTTAAAGGTCTGGATAATTGCTTTTCCGATGGCAGTCCCGACCAGCTTGTTTTTAATAAAGATTATCAACCCATTGTAGATGCGGCCTATTTGGCACAAACTTTTTTGAGGGCTCCCAAAGCATTATGGGAGCCTCTAAAACTAGAAACTAAACAAGCAATCGTAAAAGCGTTTAAGTCGCTTAGAAATAGAAAGCCATTTAAAAGCAATTGGTTATTGTTTGGCTCTATAACCGAGGCTTTTCTTTTAACCATTGGCCAAGATATTGACAAGGATAGACTGAATGAGGGCATTATAAAACTTAATGAATGGTACAAAGGCGATGGCTGGTATGGCGATGGCCCTAATTTAGCATTCGATTATTATAACTCTTTCGTTATCCATCCCATGATGGTAGATACATTAGCTGTTTTGGTAGATCATCAGTTAGTAGAAGCGGCTACCTACCAATTAGCTCTTAAGCGTATGCAGCGTTATGCGGTGGGGCAAGAAAGATTGATCTCTCCAGAAGGTACATTTCCGCCCATTGGCCGTTCAATTACCTACAGAACTAGTGCTTTTCAGGCATTGGCACAGGTAGCGTTAATGAATAAGTTGCCGAAAGAAATTTTGCCAGCACAAGTGAGGTGTGCCCTAACATTGGTAAAAAAGAATATGTACGATGTAAAGGGAACCTTTGATGGCAACGGATGGCTGCAGCTTGGTTTCTGTGGTCATCAACCAGAAATTGCAGATTACTATACCTCTACAGGAAGTTTGTATATGGCTACTTTATCCTTCTTGCCTTTAGGCTTACCTGCTACAGATCCGTTTTGGTCGGCACCTTTTACAGCATGGACTGCTAAAAAAGCGTGGTCGGGTAATGGGTTTCCAAAAGACTATCACGTAGATTACTAA